The following coding sequences lie in one Xanthomonas hyacinthi genomic window:
- the trmB gene encoding tRNA (guanosine(46)-N7)-methyltransferase TrmB encodes MTDPFSSAGAKTPPKPFTIEEGRRQVRSFVLRQGRFTPAQQRAFDALWPRFGLDYAGQPRDLDATFGRTAPKVLEIGFGNGEALRFAARHDPARDYIGIEVHAPGVGRVLNALAADASEHVRLYHHDAVEVLEHEIADGALDEVRIYFPDPWHKKRHTKRRLLQPAFAALLVRKLRAGGRLHAATDWADYAEQMWDVLDATAGLVNRAGPRGHVPRPDWRPQTHFETRGQKLGHGVWDLLYDRESALGNGESEQQPPPVSA; translated from the coding sequence ATGACCGATCCGTTCTCCAGCGCCGGCGCCAAGACCCCGCCCAAGCCCTTCACCATCGAGGAAGGCCGCCGTCAGGTGCGCAGTTTCGTGCTGCGCCAGGGCCGCTTCACCCCCGCCCAGCAGCGCGCGTTCGACGCGCTGTGGCCGCGTTTCGGCCTGGACTACGCCGGCCAGCCGCGCGATCTCGACGCCACCTTCGGCCGCACCGCGCCCAAGGTGCTGGAGATTGGCTTCGGCAACGGCGAGGCGCTGCGCTTCGCCGCACGCCACGACCCGGCCCGCGACTACATCGGCATCGAGGTGCACGCGCCCGGCGTGGGCCGCGTGTTGAACGCGCTGGCCGCCGACGCCAGCGAACACGTGCGCCTGTACCACCACGACGCGGTGGAAGTGCTGGAGCACGAGATCGCCGACGGCGCGCTGGACGAGGTGCGCATCTACTTCCCCGACCCGTGGCACAAGAAGCGCCACACCAAGCGCCGCCTGCTGCAGCCGGCGTTCGCCGCACTGCTGGTGCGCAAGCTGCGCGCCGGCGGCCGCCTGCACGCGGCCACCGACTGGGCCGACTACGCCGAGCAGATGTGGGACGTGCTCGATGCCACCGCCGGCCTGGTCAACCGCGCCGGCCCGCGCGGCCACGTGCCGCGCCCGGACTGGCGCCCGCAGACCCATTTCGAGACCCGTGGCCAGAAGCTGGGCCATGGGGTGTGGGATTTGCTGTACGACCGGGAATCGGCCCTAGGGAATGGGGAATCGGAACAGCAACCGCCCCCGGTATCCGCATAG
- a CDS encoding thiazole synthase, whose amino-acid sequence MNAPAPHDALLIAGKPYRSRLLTGTGKFADLEQTRQATEAAAAQIVTVAIRRSNIGQNPGEPNLLDVLPPERYTILPNTAGCYTAEDAVRTCRLARELLDGHNLTKLEVLGDQRTLFPDVVQTLKAAEILVADGFEVMVYTSDDPILAKRLEEIGCVAVMPLAAPIGSGLGIQNRYNLLEIIDNAKVPIIVDAGVGTASDAAIAMELGCDGVLMNTAIAGARNPVLMASAMRKAVEAGREAFLAGRIPRKRYASASSPVDGLIG is encoded by the coding sequence ATGAACGCTCCCGCCCCCCACGATGCGCTGCTGATCGCCGGCAAGCCCTACCGCTCGCGCCTGCTCACCGGCACCGGCAAGTTCGCCGACCTCGAACAGACCCGGCAGGCCACCGAGGCCGCCGCCGCGCAAATCGTCACCGTGGCGATCCGCCGCTCCAACATCGGCCAGAATCCGGGCGAGCCCAATCTGCTCGACGTGCTGCCGCCGGAGCGCTACACCATCCTGCCCAACACGGCCGGCTGCTACACCGCCGAAGACGCGGTGCGCACCTGCCGCCTGGCGCGCGAACTGCTCGACGGCCACAACCTGACCAAGCTGGAAGTGCTCGGCGACCAGCGCACCCTGTTCCCGGACGTGGTGCAGACCCTGAAGGCCGCCGAGATCCTGGTCGCCGACGGGTTCGAGGTGATGGTCTATACCAGCGACGACCCGATCCTGGCCAAGCGCCTGGAGGAGATCGGCTGCGTGGCGGTGATGCCGCTGGCCGCGCCGATCGGCTCCGGGCTGGGCATCCAGAACCGCTACAACCTGCTGGAGATCATCGACAACGCCAAGGTGCCGATCATCGTCGACGCCGGTGTCGGCACCGCCTCGGACGCGGCGATCGCAATGGAACTGGGCTGCGACGGCGTGCTGATGAACACCGCCATCGCCGGCGCGCGCAACCCGGTGCTGATGGCCAGCGCGATGCGCAAGGCGGTCGAGGCCGGGCGCGAGGCGTTCCTGGCCGGTCGCATCCCGCGCAAGCGCTACGCCAGTGCGTCGTCGCCGGTCGACGGGCTGATCGGCTGA
- the thiS gene encoding sulfur carrier protein ThiS has protein sequence MNIELNGQVRPLQPHTTVAALLLEEGLAQRRVAVEVNGTIVPRGAHAAHALRDGDRIEIVHALGGG, from the coding sequence ATGAACATCGAATTGAACGGCCAGGTCCGCCCCTTGCAGCCCCACACCACCGTCGCCGCCCTGCTGCTCGAGGAAGGGCTGGCGCAGCGCCGGGTCGCGGTCGAGGTCAACGGCACGATCGTGCCGCGCGGCGCGCATGCCGCGCACGCGCTGCGCGACGGCGACCGGATCGAGATCGTGCACGCGCTGGGCGGCGGCTGA